The Petropleomorpha daqingensis genome includes a window with the following:
- a CDS encoding sugar ABC transporter substrate-binding protein yields MILPDAASSNRWENGDRPALEKAFKDAGFTTDIQNAQGDTSKYSTIAQQQLTKGCGVMLLVDYNNAGVQVTEKAKSQGIPVIAYDRPIQGADYYVSFDNFHVGELEGQMIVDGLKAGGKDPATAQVVYVGGDPTDGNAKQFHDGADSVMSAAGIKPAFETQGTWDGAKAGTFFEQAYTALGGNIDAVWAANDTNAASVISVLDKNGKTVPVSGQDASPAALQNILLGKQAGTVYKPFQLEAKAASDLAIQLLNGEKPSVDKKTDDGTPFIAETPIVVNADNMQQVFDDGNANVADVCKGDVAAICTQKGIK; encoded by the coding sequence GTGATCCTGCCCGACGCCGCCTCCTCCAACCGGTGGGAGAACGGTGACCGCCCCGCCCTGGAGAAGGCGTTCAAGGACGCGGGCTTCACCACCGACATCCAGAACGCGCAGGGCGACACCAGCAAGTACTCGACGATCGCGCAGCAGCAGCTCACCAAGGGCTGCGGCGTCATGCTCCTCGTCGACTACAACAACGCCGGCGTCCAGGTGACGGAGAAGGCCAAGTCGCAGGGGATCCCGGTGATCGCCTACGACCGCCCGATCCAGGGTGCGGACTACTACGTCTCCTTCGACAACTTCCACGTCGGTGAGCTCGAGGGCCAGATGATCGTCGACGGGCTCAAGGCCGGCGGCAAGGACCCGGCGACGGCGCAGGTCGTCTACGTCGGTGGCGACCCGACCGACGGCAACGCCAAGCAGTTCCACGACGGCGCCGACAGCGTCATGTCCGCCGCGGGGATCAAGCCGGCGTTCGAGACCCAGGGCACCTGGGACGGCGCCAAGGCCGGCACGTTCTTCGAGCAGGCCTACACCGCCCTCGGCGGCAACATCGACGCCGTCTGGGCGGCCAACGACACCAACGCCGCGAGCGTCATCTCGGTGCTGGACAAGAACGGCAAGACGGTCCCGGTCAGCGGCCAGGACGCCAGCCCCGCCGCCCTGCAGAACATCCTGCTCGGCAAGCAGGCCGGCACGGTCTACAAGCCGTTCCAGCTCGAGGCGAAGGCCGCCTCCGACCTCGCCATCCAGCTGCTGAACGGCGAGAAGCCGAGCGTCGACAAGAAGACCGACGACGGCACGCCGTTCATCGCCGAGACGCCGATCGTCGTCAACGCCGACAACATGCAGCAGGTGTTCGACGACGGGAACGCCA